In the genome of Ananas comosus cultivar F153 linkage group 11, ASM154086v1, whole genome shotgun sequence, one region contains:
- the LOC109717330 gene encoding cytochrome P450 71A1-like: MLERVLEDHCSGNEEGDDLVDVLLSINDKDENVGIALTRSNIKALLLDMFAAGTDTTFTTIDWVMAELIKNPKVMERAQEEIRGVVGTSPNVEEELLEGMYYLKDVIKETLRLHAPIPLLVPRETIEDTQLEGFNIPVKTRVIINAWAIGRNPKLWERADEFLPERFSNNPINFRGQYFEFIPFGSGRRGCPAINFGVSVIELVLANLLYHFDWELPHGMKRELLDMSESSGLIAHRKQNLILVPKLRKF, translated from the exons ATGCTGGAGCGAGTGCTGGAGGATCACTGCAGTGGGAACGAGGAAGGTGATGATCTCGTCGACGTGTTGCTGTCTATAAACGACAAGGATGAGAACGTTGGGATTGCTCTTACTCGGAGTAATATAAAAGCTCTTCTATTG GACATGTTTGCAGCCGGCACAGACACCACATTCACAACAATAGATTGGGTAATGGCAGAGCTGATCAAGAATCCAAAAGTAATGGAAAGAGCGCAGGAGGAGATAAGAGGGGTAGTCGGAACGAGTCCGAATGTCGAAGAGGAGCTCTTAGAAGGAATGTACTATCTCAAGGATGTGATCAAGGAGACACTGAGGCTACATGCTCCAATACCATTACTTGTGCCGCGAGAGACGATTGAAGATACTCAACTGGAGGGCTTCAACATTCCTGTCAAGACAAGGGTTATAATCAACGCTTGGGCTATCGGAAGGAACCCTAAGTTGTGGGAGAGAGCGGATGAGTTTTTGCCCGAGAGGTTTTCAAACAACCCTATCAATTTTAGAGGACAGTACTTCGAATTCATACCGTTTGGTTCAGGAAGGAGAGGTTGTCCTGCAATCAATTTCGGTGTGTCCGTCATCGAGCTAGTTCTCGCGAATTTGTTGTACCATTTCGACTGGGAGTTGCCTCATGGTATGAAAAGGGAGTTATTGGACATGAGTGAATCAAGCGGATTGATAGCGCATAGGAAGCAAAATCTTATTCTTGTACCAAAACTAcgaaaattttaa